DNA sequence from the Coffea eugenioides isolate CCC68of chromosome 9, Ceug_1.0, whole genome shotgun sequence genome:
TAGAAGGGGTTTTTGAATACCTGACAAATGACTATGCTCGTTTCAGCAAAAACATTTATACTTCAAACTTGAAATGTGGAATATTGGGTGTGTTTGAATATCATATTATTTGCAAAAAATTATTTCCTTGCTtcacaaacacatttttcaatcaaccttctttatcttcccaatcaccttttatctcacatacatcacatcataaaaagtgctaaagtaaatatttcaaatatcCTCCTATGCAGACACAGTCAATATCTTCATCTTATTCTGCTTTATATTTCACGTTGACTTCTGCTCTCTACTTGTATGTTTTTCAGTGATCCAGCTACTGCAAAACATACCATAAGACCTGGGATAATGGACATGGAGGTTTGTTAACTCTAATTGGAAGAGTCATTATCATATACCTAATCCTCTATGAGTagtaatttttgaaaaagagagtgtgtgtgtgtcaTGAAACCTTTTTATCCCTTTTACCATTTGCATGTTGGTTTTGTTACAATTGTTGTACATATTATTAACTATGATAAATTAACTGATTTTTACCTGCCATTAGCAAAATCCCTCAATGAGAAAGGAGAATGACTGAAATTGTGAatacatttgtttgctaaacTTTAGGCATTTGTGGGATGTTATGGGAACGCTTACTAGCAGAGTTTTGGAGTTTGTAGCGTTTGTCATTGGTGTTGGTGGCTGTCAATGTGGTTTGTTTGGTTACTTCGAGTAGTTTCTGTGAAGGgatttggctggagaaaattgttTCTTTTCGGATTAGTGATTGACTAAAGCCTCAGTTCActcttaaatgaaatgtgatTAGGAAGTAATGGTGTTGTCAAATAAACTGCAGGGTTTTGTTGTCTAGAACATAATGAATAGTCAGGATATTCAGTTCAtgatatatttttattatttagttgCATGAATTTTGCTTGCTGTCAGAAACCATATGTAGTAATCTTCTGGATGGACTTAGGTTGAATAAAGCTTTTTTTTAGCGGGGGAATAAGttgtttattcttttctttccaattgtttttaatttcttatgattgTAGTATGCCTGAAACCTCTAGGATCCTAAACCTCTAGGACAGTTTAGGACAGTTTCAACTGAAGGATTTTGCTTTTGTCATTGGTTTTTACAAGAGATCTATTTAACTGTAACATGGATCTGTCTAAGATGAGCAGCAAGGCAATTTTTTCTGATACATAGTTCTTAGATAGTGAATTTTAGACATATGACTAATGTTATAAGAATAAATGATGTTTGTCTTACTTTGTCAGACGTTAATCAATTGCATCAGAAATGTTTCCTTGAGAGATGTTCACTTGAAGTTATAAATTTTGAGCTGAATTTGTCTATAGATTTCTGGACTTTTATGAGTTTATAAGCTTTGAAAACGGCGATGCAAAAGTAGAACTTCAAGTGAGAAATAGGTAATGGATATTGactcttgaaaagaaaaaggaaaaaaagcaaCTGACTGCTGTATTGGATTACTCATTAAAGACTTTTGTTTCCAGTTATTCTGCTTCTTGGTACTGCAGACTTTGTAACCTTTTTAAAATACTGTGTATTACCAAATTATATATGCATGATATCAAATATCATTACTACTGCACGATTATATAAAGataacattttaaaaaaaaataacaattgcACAGGTACTAGGTGCACGTGCCTTGCATGGGATGTTTTTCTAGTGATAGAAAACATATAGTTTCTGGTGATTTCTGTTGCACCAGAAAACCCTAATCCTATCTCTTGCACAGCCACTAGCCCAAGGAACCCCAAAAAGGAGAAGGTGGGTGgtggagaaaagggaaaaaaagaaaaagaaaaaaaaaagaaaaagagagaacaGATGGAAGACCCCCAAGCCAACGGCGACCACAATCACAACCACATTCCTAAGAAACTCAAGTTGTCTTCTCCATCCTCATTCATATCTGACTCTGAAATACGGCAAGAGTTTGCCCACCACCAGCTGGGTATTGCTCGAATTAACAATGGTTCCTTTGGCAGCTGTCCAGCCTCCATCATCGCTGCTCAGAAGCGGTGGCAGCTCCGGTTCCTACAGCAACCCGACGACTTCTTCTTCAACCACCTCCAAAACGGCATCCTCCGCTCCCGCACCCTCATCACGTCCCTCATAAATGCTGACCACGTTGATGAGGTCTCCATCGTTGACAATGCCACCACTGCAGCTGCCATTGTCCTTCAACATGTTGGTTGGGCCTTTGCCGAGGGCCGCTTTCAGAAGGGTGATGCCGTTGTCATGCTCCACTGCGCCTTTCAGGCTGTCAAGAAGTCCATCGAGGCTTATGTCACCCGCGCCGGTGGCTCCGTCATTGTGGTCCAGCTTCCCTTTCCCATCCATTCTGACCAGGAAATCATTGCCGAGTTTCGCAAAGGCTTGGCCATGGGTAAGGCCCACGGTAGGAAAGTTAGGCTTGCCATTATTGATCACATTACGTCAATGCCCTGTGTCGTCATTCCCGTACGTGAATTGGTTCAGATTTGCCGAGAAGAAGGTGTGGAGCAGGTGTTTGTGGATGCTGCCCATGCCATTGGCAGCGTTCATGTTGATGTTAAAgaaattggggctgatttttaTGTCAGCAACTTGCACAAGTGGTTCTTTTGTCCGCCCTCCGTTGCTTTCTTGTACTGTAGAAAGTCCCCTATAGCccttgatttgcaccatcctGTAGTCTCCCATGAATATGGGAATGGCTTGGCAATAGAGAGTGCCTGGATTGGCACGCGAGACTACAGTTCTCAGCTGGTCGTTCCAGATGTCTTAGATTTCGTCAATAGATTTGAAGGTGGTATTGCTGGCATTAGAAAAAGGAACCATGATGCCGTTGTAAGAATGGGGGAATTGTTGGCCAGAGCGTGGGGCACTCATCTTGGATCTCCTCCTGAGATGTGTCCCAGCATGGCCATGGTTGGTTTGCCTTCGAGTTTGAGGATTTCAAGTGATGATGATGCATTAAAGTTGAGGACTCATTTGCGGGACCATTTTGAAGTAGAGGTCCCTATTTATTACCAGGCCCTGAAAGACGGGGAGATTGGAGGGGACAACTGGGATGGTAGAGTAGCTGGATATGCCCGTATTTCTCATCAAGTTTACAACACCGTGGATGATTATCTCAAGTTGAGAGATGCCATTAACCAGCTTGTCAAAGATGGAGTCACGTGCAGCGACCTGCCTTAAGAATGAAGAGGTCTGTATCATGGGCATTTGTTGTTGTTCTTAGTCTCTGTCTGCCTGGACATCTGCTTGTCCAATAAACGTTGAAGAGCTGAGGCCATGATCCTTCCAAGCGCTTAGTAAAAAGTGATCTGATTAGTGACTGGCAATAGTTGGGgtatattttgatttttatcCTGGTGTTAAATTTTAGCAATAACTTTTGATAACTTTATTATCAAGTCTATAATTCCATCTCTCTTAAATTTCACTCTACACGTTTCCTTCCATATGAGGTAGAGTCAGCTAATCCTGCTGAAATAACTCTGCTTCTTTAAATATGATGCCATGGGGTTTTACAATTGTATGGCCTGCCTAAGTTTGAAAGCTGTGGAGTATTCACTTCTCGTTTTGAGAACACTAAATTTCTGCACGATATTATTCACTCTTTATTAGTAAAAGTCTTGCAAATAGAagttgtgaaaccgatttgacgTCTTTAGGTATCTGATGTGGTTGAAAATGATGAGCCCCTTGCCTCCCTCGTCTTCTTGGGGTGTGGTTATCATGAGAACATGTTTTTCTTCTTGTACTCTgtctaaaaatgaataaataatcaGTGGAAGGAAAGTAACGAGTGCATATGTGTGCGGGTTAATATGTCAATTCCAATGAATTATGTACACAAACAATTTGATTCTTGATTTATGTAAAAATATACACTTTAAGGTGTCCTAGCTCGTAAAAATTGGAAGATTTTGCTAATTTAACTTCAAACAGAGCCAAACACAGGAGCAGTTCCAACTTATGAGCATTTTCATATTTGGAAGACAGCTCTCAATTAAATCTAGTTCCTGTTTGTCTTGTTTATCGTCTCTTCTACACTTCTCTGAATGCTTGGTCGGACCTAATTGGAAAGATGTATAACTAATGACTACTTCGTTGTTCATTTTCAACATCCTTAGATTGGTATGGACATTTTAATGGGTCGGAAATCATACTAATATCATTAAGAAGATATTTGCGTTAGAATCTGTTTAAGATGTTTTTCATTGTTTTAGAAACTGTTTTAGATGTTTTCATTGTTTAGGAACTGTTTTAGATGTTTTAAATAACTTAAGGAAGATCTCTGGCCACTTGACGATTGATTTTGTTCATCTGTTGTTAAATTGTCTATTTGAAGCAGCATATCTTTACAGCATAATTCGCCATATAGACACCAACCTGTGTTGCATTTGTAGATCTTAGTAGGCACTCTGTGTAACTGCCCTAGAATAAATGAATAATCATGGATAAGGGCCTTGTTACACCTCTCTTCCGGTTTTTGATTTATGGCTTTACAGTTGCACTGTTTGTATGATGGCCTTGTAACCTTTATGATGCAAAACACTTCGTAAAAATGCTGCTGAATTACAACGGTTGAAAAATCAAttactgagatatgattgataacatgtattttggaagaaaaatgtgacgccccgaaaagaataagtgtgagaacccggaaattttctaattttctagggtttattttatttaatcgtccgccttttctacattttcttgattagaaaaattccccagataaagtttatgagcaaagatagttttaaaatgatttttctagtatcggttagtttttgagaaattaagagcgtattttgaacgtggtacccgcaagtgcggtaaatgcattatatttttgacaacttgttggaattttgtattaagtgatattattttacaaagtgttaaaatatttgtattggagagacaaaaagataagttttaaacctaaagggtgacaagtgtcaccttcctattcaaccttgactttgaccattatttcttacctttactaatactcaattttgacccaaaaagcacctaaatttctgcaagcttggccgaacctcttggagcaaaaatacaagaagaaagccttcaactccaactccatttcttgctcaatcttgtgaatcaaccgttaaactttcaaattcctccacaaaagtcacttgtttaggaagattgaaggtagtggtggagtgattagagaaggcaaaggacttgtagacaccaaatttttggtgtaatttcatttactgtttgtttttagttttttatttgtcgtgctagttttattcgatttttagtttttagtttatggttttatttttatttttaagttattagcatagaatttcttgaaatgaaaaaagaggaaaaggaaaaatcatgaaaaaagaggaaaaaggaaaagaagaaatagcatttttgttttttatgtatctattttagtcatttctacttaatttaaattttgtttttgtttgattCATTTAGgaatggaaaatgaaaagatgatgaattggaatttgcactttcttgtttctagtttatttttcatccaatgttaattaaattgtttttgttatttgtttttACTATTATCAATGttaattactttaaaaaaaaaaaaaaaaaaaaaaaaaaaagggaatacgCGATGGCAAGCTGCGTTtttacgcagcttgcaagtaaGGGCTCGGGCAGCCCTTGGCTGCAATTTTAGAGGAGACAATGGGAGTTTTAGGGTTGGGGTGGccccatataaatagcaaaGGCAGCAGCAGCCGCAAGGAGGATGGCATTGGAGCGAAGGTTGAGCAAAAGAAACCCACGGAGGATAGGGGGGACGGCTAAAAGGAAAAACGGTGAACTGAGAATAGAACAGAGAGAAGGGGAGAGTTCTTTGAAaagaacggcaaaagaaaaacacaagAGCCAACGGGTAGCAAAAGAGAAATCTGGGGGTAAGGCGGCGAAGGAAGAAATCAAACAACAAAAGGCGGCTGGGTAGACTTTGTGGCTTACGAAAAGCATTGAAAGCTGAGAGAATCAGTGGGCTAAGAGTAGAGGGAGTGTGTGTGACCGGAAAAGGAGAACCAGCAAAAGGAAGGTGATTTTGGAGAAGCCATGAAGAGCGGCGGCTGAACAAGAAGGAACGTGGCTGTGTTCCAGAAATTTCTTCACCAGAAACCTGTGGCGTTGAAGTTGACATCCTCACGCAAGTTATTCGATTTCTGCTTGGTTCACAGGATCCCCTACGGTGCTAAAGGTAATCCCTTTACTTTATATCTTCTAGCAAGCCCAACAAATATGAGAATTATGTAGGTTTGAGACTAGTTTTGATTCATTCTTGCCGTTTCTTTTTGCTGTTTCTGTTTGTTTCTGTTTGTGTGCTCTTCTCATGACATTCAATGGTtggtttcttgcatttttgggaTCGTGTTTGGGAGTTTAATGGACTTGGATGATTAGTTTTCTGGTTGGTTTGAAGGTCCGAGGGAGTGAAGTGGTCACTTCATGGTCCGAGAATGTTTTCCTGGCTGCATTTTCATTGCTAAAACAGATATCTGGAAAATTTGTGTGCATTTGATGATTAAATGGTGGGTTTTAATGAGATGTTTTCCAAAAAGCCTACGATGACATTTCAGCTTACATAAGCTTTGTAGCTACAAAACTTCTTCGCAAAAGCAAAAAGAAGCTGCATTCTCTGTTTTTTCTATTCTGTGATTGCACATTCGGTCCTTTCACCAAAGTTGCAGGTTTAATCTGTTTTGTCCTGAGGTGGGAAGTCTAGTGTTAAGATTGAATGGTTGGGTCCAAAAATATTTGAGCTTTGGCTGAATGTTTGCTGAAAACAAACCAGTCAGGATTGCCGACCTTTTGCccagaattttccagtttttgcatgatttttctgctatgttTCGGTTGGTTCGAATGTTGAAATGGTTATTATGACACTTAGATTGGTCTTGGGAGTTTGTGTTTAAACAAACTTGAGTTGGAATTGAATGCTTGCTCGTGACATAGACAATGTGTAGCCGAATCATTTGCATGAACCAAGAAGATTGCATCAGTTTCTGCAATGTTTTTTGCTTGGTTGGTGTCCTTGTTTTTGTTTGCTGCATAACTGGGTTGCCATGGACATCTGCTATCAAAGCTGCATTTAAAATTTTCCTGTTGGAAACTTAGAGACAAAGGTCATCAGCTCTTTTTCATGCGTGAAACCAATAGGGAAAAGCTGCGTTCGTTTCTCAtgtttctgttttgtttttgtttacgGTGCTAAAGCTCATAAGCTGGTTTTCGTCATTCAGTTTGCTAGTTCAATCTTGTGTTTCAAGGAGCAATGATGAAGTTGCACACTTTAATCTGAAACTATGAATGTTTGGATGTGAACGCCATGCGGTTTGAAGCTGCAAGTTTTGCAGCAAAGGAAACATTGCCAAAGCTGAAACCTTTTGTCGTTGCATGCATGTTTTTCCAGAGCTGAGTATGATGTTTTCCtgagttgcttgcttgcttgGATCATGGTTGCTTAATCCAAAGTTGTTAGTTGCTTAATCCTAGCCGAAGTTGTGTATTTGAACCAGAAAATCTGAGTCAGTTCACAAGCAAAGTGCAGCAGTTTCATTCTCGGTTAAGTGAAGCTTAATAGGAAATAAATTGCAGACTTGCCTTTCTTTATAGCTTGTACCGAATCTGCATTATGTATGTGGGAGTTATGTGTTTCGTTGCTTGGCTTGGAGCtttgttttttgattgaaaagcCTTGAATCAAAGTTTTGTCTAGAATCCCCACTTGAAATGAAATGGCAGCAAGCTTGGTTGCAGAAACAAGTCTTAcgtagcatgcatgaaatatattctaaaaattgcactttgacccccaagtctccccttgttctattatggcccaatcaattgcaTCATtctctcaatttggtccttgatagcttttaattttacaatttcGTTGCTTGTTAGCTTCAATTGACTACCTGCcttgtttcaattgcatttaattccTGACTTTGGGGTTTTTATGActaagtgagctttgttttgcacatttcttctattttcttccttaaataaagtggtgcattgacctttttattattttggagggtaattgaataatttcacttcattgggccccgattgcaagggaggtacactctatccctcacttgcactttatttttcctacgtgctcctatgtgttatgtgaatatgcctgtctacttcgctttccttacctctttgcatgcatttacttactttcttttatttaagttttatggggtatgtgtacacctcttggcttgtaatagatagggctcggagagcatctggtccatttccctttcccctttatgctttcatggggtatgtgtacacctcttggcttgtaatagatagtgctcgtagagcatctggtccatttccccttccccttggttgcttgcttttgttgttacatgtttaattgctttattaggctcttgcatctagtcgagcatgctaaatgctatgtgctacgtgtttacaagcgttttggcatgtctacttgctttcataaccatgaatgaatggaatggatgaatgaacgtcaccacactagcctaatgctagttgtggctcatttttattaggaattcatagaaagggctagtccaacgctagacccgataggatttttcctttggtttttcattaatgcattatttgcctgttcactacatatcacgcattttccttagttttatcatttggcatgatcctcgacccccttttcccctcattttgggttttgcatcccatactagctatagggttcattttgcttgagtgtccccttccgataagggaaacgagcgagtgtggctactcgatagccttagcacgctagtttcgccttctaatcaaagggaaaatcaagtcacgatttaggtctccccgtacccgtcttgcttgcattccctaggctcatgcattctcaatccactctatcattacactttcacttttcctcccatttttgcacacgtacacctttttatcctttcacttgcacatgaacacttttcctcccatttttgcacacgtgcacccttgagtttcttcacttgcacacgaacacttttatcattacttgcacacatgcacttcatattatcatttcacataccgtacattgcccactcacgtgcacactttcatttacatatttattttcttttattactttttcaaactcatgtcctcacattgcacgcatgcattccattcatttgcatcccacttgcattattcgtgacttcttcaaaggattgatattgggcttcacaattaatgtgattggcaccactcaacctttgaagggaaatttcccccaattcccctaggtctagggtttgcattcatgtagggcactcaaatgtaataaattctttggttaaaacaagaaaatctttgattaaatcaacgcaactagccttggctaggtcaaagggtgccttggattctatccttgccttcccctttgtcaaacgtgactcccgaacctttttctttggtttacgtagactaggagtcgttttaaaaagggtttattactacttgactttaaaactcatttttgggtgacttggtacaccttaaaccattaccaagtggcgactccaaacttttcatttcaaaaccctttttaaaactattttttttggccaaatcgtcgctttccaaagtcccatggcctttacttttactttgcacacgttcacacaccacacttcacacacataCATTCGacgatcgaaaagtggggcgcgacagttggcgactccactggggacattcgagagtccgagcaaatttgatttaatcaaccttttccttcttttaacctgttcatatattacatttgggtgttttagggttgcatttttttttcccttttaggattttgcatccCTCGCGtctcaaaccaatccctcgactcatgaatgtatgtttggatgtatatttacttctttatttcgcgcttgcattgcatttgggagggggtgtgtgtcaccttagagcctcgcgtggttctcaactctttccctcaaaatagggaacacatcatacgtgcacgtttacttgctttatcccattttattttatttttcgtgggcgccatcccacactgccttgtaggactaggaccgattgccttgggtaggcggatggtgtgctctgcgcccatagcgctacctaagggatcactcgagccaccgaccaaaggccctgggagtgatgacccttcgcctttaggtctgaaggcttgggagccgaagctttatcgagtctaggcattagtgaaccccagcctcatgcatccatgttagaattttcctaggctagagtcagcctcaccctattttaagcacaataggcacgagggaaggggttctaCCCCTTTTACtcgctttattgtatttctttttcttaattgctcccaatgtgttatgtgtactatcaattgcactaaccattcttttgttttcttggattgcattcatgtgccttagcaataaggggcctctttggcactcttttagtgactcacccactagatagctcacatgtctaaatttcagtctttgcacttacctttcagtaaatacatttcatgtttagaccctttccccccgttgcattattttgTCCTCTAGGCCATATTTATTGCATATTTacattgctttaataaactggcatcacgcataaaccctagaaagggaatgccatttaggggatcccgtgttaggaataaaccaccccatgtctcggatgtataatccaaatgagacttgcacgtttacctttctcgtaccatccgaaggggtagtgcacaaggtagggtaaagatccgatcattttcatgaaacaatttttggaatatgagcatctaaataatcactttttggccattttctcaaaattggtaaaattcccttgcgtaaaaggacgttaattcgaagaaatgattcctcattgttgagacaataaatatagaggccaaattttgattttagaagctcatagaccaaggcattgtaatgatttcttgaaaccacccagtgggcgaataattcaatcgatttttgaacaaatcatccatcttatccaatccatttttttccaattcattcaattttagtacaatctaatcatttttgaataaattcatttcatccaattcatttgaccaatttaccctttttagggtcatccggtcgattcttcaataaatcatcaattcatttgaccgatttaccctttttagggtcattcggtcgattttgaataaatcatcaaatcatttgaccaatttacccttttcagggtcattcggtcgattttgaataaatcatcaattcatttgaccaatttaccctttttagggtcttttgaccaatttaccctttttaggggtcattcggtcgattttgaataaatcatcaattcatttgaccaatttaccctttttagggtcttttgaccaatttaccctttttagggtcattcggtcgcttttgaataaattatcaattcaattgaccaaattaccctttttagggtcttttgaccaatttaccctttttagggtcattcg
Encoded proteins:
- the LOC113783236 gene encoding L-cysteine desulfhydrase-like; the protein is MEDPQANGDHNHNHIPKKLKLSSPSSFISDSEIRQEFAHHQLGIARINNGSFGSCPASIIAAQKRWQLRFLQQPDDFFFNHLQNGILRSRTLITSLINADHVDEVSIVDNATTAAAIVLQHVGWAFAEGRFQKGDAVVMLHCAFQAVKKSIEAYVTRAGGSVIVVQLPFPIHSDQEIIAEFRKGLAMGKAHGRKVRLAIIDHITSMPCVVIPVRELVQICREEGVEQVFVDAAHAIGSVHVDVKEIGADFYVSNLHKWFFCPPSVAFLYCRKSPIALDLHHPVVSHEYGNGLAIESAWIGTRDYSSQLVVPDVLDFVNRFEGGIAGIRKRNHDAVVRMGELLARAWGTHLGSPPEMCPSMAMVGLPSSLRISSDDDALKLRTHLRDHFEVEVPIYYQALKDGEIGGDNWDGRVAGYARISHQVYNTVDDYLKLRDAINQLVKDGVTCSDLP